The sequence CCGCCGAACAGATCGCCCTCATCTACCTGTCCGAAGAAAAGGGCCTGGCAGATCCGAAGGCTGCACTCAAGGGCGCTTGCGACATTCTGGCCGAAGAAGTTGCAGACAACACCGAATTCCGTCAGTACCTCCGTAGCAAGGTGGAAAAGACTGGCGTCATGATTTCCAAGGTGAAGAAGGACTTCGAAAAGGAAGAAACCAAGTTCAAGGACTACTACGACTTTAGCGAACAGGTGAGCAAGATTCCGTCTCACCGTATGCTGGCCCTGCGCCGCGGCGAAAAGGAAAAGGTGCTCCGTCTTTCCATCGAAGTTCCCAACGAAGAAATGGTTGGCTACCTGAAGGCAAACGTCATCAAGGGCAACACCACCTGGACCCCCTATCTTGAAGCTATGTGCCAGGATGCCTGGGACCGCCTGCTGGCTCCCAGCATGGAAAGCGAAGTCCGTCTGCTTTTGAAGGACGCCGCCGAAGAAGAAGCCTTCAAGGTGTTCTCCAAGAACCTGCAGGACGTTCTGCTGGCTGCTCCCGCCGGCCACAAGGCAGTTCTCGCTCTCGACCCGGGTTTCCGTACCGGCTGTAAGGTGGCAGTCCTTGACGAAAACGGCAAGTTCATGGACCACGGCATTATCAAGCCCCACGAACCCTGGAATGACAAGGCCGCCTCTGCAGTTTACCTCATGGGCCTTATCGACAAGTACAAGATTGACTTGATCGCTATCGGTAACGGTACCGCCAGCCGCGAAACCGACGCCTTCTGCGCCGAAATGGCAGCAAAGTTCAAGGGCAAGGTTCCGCCCCGCGTTATCGTTTCTGAAGCAGGTGCATCTGTCTATAGCGCAAGCATGATCGCTATCCAGGAATTCCCCAAGGAAGACGTTACTACCCGCGGCGCCATCTCTATCGGCCGCCGCCTGCAGGACCCGCTGGCAGAACTGGTGAAGGTTGACCCCCAGTCCATTGGCGTGGGCCAGTACCAGCACGACGTGAACCAGCGCGAACTGAAGAAGCGCCTGGACGAAGTGGTGGAATCCTGCGTGAACATGGTGGGTGTGGATGTGAACAGCGCTTCCGCCCCGCTGCTTTCTCACGTTGCAGGCCTCAGCAATACTCTTTCCGAAGCCATCGTCAAGCACCGCGAAGCTAACGGCGCCTACGCCAGCCGCGAAGACCTGAAGAAGGTGAAGGGCTTTGGCCCCAAGGCTTTCGAACAGGCTGCAGGCTTCATGCGCATCCCGGGTGCAGAAAACCCGCTGGACGATTCCGCAGTCCATCCCGAAAACTACGCCCTCATCGAAAAGATGGCCGAAAAGGCTGGCGTTCCGGTGAAGGAACTGGTGGGCAATGCCGATGCAGTCAAGGCCATCAACCTTGAAGAATTCCTTTCCGACGAAGTGGGTAAGGAAACCCTGCAGGACATCATGCGCGAACTTCAGAAGCCCAGCCGCGACCCCCGTAAGGAATTCCGTTACGCAAAGTTCGACGACAAGATCAAGGAAATCAACGACCTGATTACCGGTAGCTGGATGGAAGGTGTGGTTACCAACGTGGCTAACTTCGGTGCCTTCGTTGACATCGGCGTTCACCAGGACGGCCTTGTACACGTTTCCGAAATCAGCGACAAGTTCGTGGAAGACGCAAAGACCGTTCTTACCGTGGGCGACGTGGTGAAGGTACGTGTTGTTGCCGTTGACGCCAAGCTGAAACGTATCAGCCTTTCCATGAAGACCGAACAGGTTGATGGTGTGGCCGGTGCAGGCGTTAGCGGTCCTCGCGGCCAGCGCGTCGGTGGTCCCCGTGGTCAGGGCAATGGTCGTGGCGGCTTTGGCGGTCGCGACAATGGTCAGAACCGCGGCAGCCTCCAGGGTCACGCCACCATCGCAGATCTCAAGGCAAAGATTGCAGGCAAGGGCACTCCGGGACAGGGCAACCGCAACGCCCCCGCTCAGCCCGCCAAGGTCAACCCCCTCCTCAAGTCTATGATGAAAAAGATGAAATAGGTTATCAAGCGCAAGTGCTTGCACTTGCATTTGATAACCGCCACATCTAGCACTGCGAAGCTGTGCCAAGTTCAAATAGAGTCTAGTTCAAATAGCCGCAAGGCTGAGGTTGAAATTGAAAGTCCGGGAGTTTTGCTCCCGGGCTTTTATTTTGCCATTAAGTGAAATTTCTCACGTTCAATCTTGTCTTAAATATGTAAACTTGTTTTCACTATCTACACTTCCTATATTGTTGTAATAATGAATAAATTCGCTTTGAAATTCGCTTGTGGCCTAATCCTCATCACGGGACTCACCTTGCTGGTCCTGGCCATAACTGGAAATCATAAAAAACCCCGAAATATTGTTCGCGACTACTCTGTCGTACCTGAAGGCTTTGCGGAACAGCAGAAACTGGCCAACAGCAACTCTTCCGAATCCTTTACCGGTACAGTCATCATGCCCACCATCGACGAAATATCCGTCCACGGCAATATGGAAGGCGGCATGGCAGAAATCGAAAAGTTCATGAAGGACCGTACCAACGGCCTGAATTACATCTACAAGAAATTCCAGAAGCAGAACCCCGGCTTCGAAGGCAGCCTCTCCCTGGACGTTACGATCGACGTGTGTGGCGACGTAGTCGGCATGACCGAAATCGCCTCCACCACCGGCTACCCCAGATTCAATAACGAAGTCAAGAGTTCCCTCTCTAGGCAGAAGTACCCCAAGACGACCCAGGGGCACTACACCCTGTCATTCACCCTGAAGTTCGTGAACCAGGTTCCCGTTTCAGAAAAGGGCAATGTAAAGCCGTTGCCGCAGTCACCGGCGGATAGCGTTGCGGGAAATTGACGTAAGTTGTCAAAAACGTGTAAAACTTTTTATCAAAATTTAACGTTTTACACCCGACATTCCATAAAAATAACCGAAAAGAAATATTTCAGCGTGTAAAATTTGCTTATTTTACGGTTCATGAGTATTGCTCTTGAACGTTTGTTTGACTACGACGACTTCCGCAAGTTCCTGCAAGATTACTTCGAGGAACAGAAAAAGATGCGGGCCGTTTTCTCCCATCGTTTTTTTGCGGCAAAGGCCGGCTTCAGTAGCAGCTCCTACTGCCTGAACGTGATTCGTGGCCGGTTCAACCTGACCCAAAAATCCATCGAGAAGATCGCCAAGGCCATGGAATTCGAGCCCCTGCAGAAGTCCTACTTCGAGGCGCTGGTGCAGTACAACCAGGCCCATCAGGTAGACGAACGCGAAAACGCCTGGGAACAGATCCTGCAAATCCGCAAGCAGCTGGAATTTTCCCACATCACCACCCGAGAGCAAGTCTATTTTTCAAAATGGTACTACCCCATCGTCAGGGAACTGGCCGTTTCTTCTAACTGGAACGGCGACTATATGACCTTGGCCCGCCTGGTGGAACCCCAGATTACCACGGAAGAGGCACGGGAAGCCATCAAGAACTTGCAGGAAATGGGGATAATCAGACAGGTTGACGCAGACAATGGAGAAGTCCGTTTCGAGGAAACCGCCCAGATGCTGGATGCCACCCGCATCCCACCCATGGCCCTGCGACAGATCCGCCGCGAATATATGCAGCACGCCATCGGCGCCGTGGAATCCAAGCCCAAGCAGGAACGGTTCGCCGCATTCACCACGCTGGCCATGAGCGAAAGTTCCTACGACTACGCAGTCGAAGTTCTGGAAGAAGCCCGCAAGAAGATCATCACCCGCGCCGCCAACGACCCCAACGTGGAGCGAGTCTATGAAATGATGCTGGTAGCATTCCCCATGAGCAAGAAGGTTTCAAAGGAGGACAAGGTCTAATGAACATGCCGAATTTGAAATTCTTGCTGATTGGCGCTGCCATCGCCTCCTTCGTATTTAGCGTCACCGTACTTACCGGATGCTCCGATTCTAACGATGTGGCCGGCGGCGTTACCGACATTGGAAACTCCGTAGCTACAGGCATTGTCCTTGACGTGGCGGGAACCCCCGTGGCCCGCGCCCGTGTTGTAGCCTACTATGACAGCTGGCAACAAGATGGCATCGAGGATTCCGTAGAAACTGTAACCGACGCAGAGGGCAAGTTCGAACTGAACCTGGATGGCAACAAGGCCGCAGTATTGTTCGCCTCTGCCGGAGACAGCAGCGGTTTTGCAAAGCTGGTTCAACCCAAGATTAGCGCAAGATCCACTGAACAGCAGACTGTCACCATCGCCCAGCACAAGATTTACTCCGGCCAGATTGCCGACCGTAACACCGGCATAGTCCGCATCGTAGGCAGCAACGCCACCACCAAGCTGGACGCAGACGGTTACTTTATCTTCTACGACATGCCCTCTGGCGATATCACCCTGACCTACTCCGACACCAGCGCCACCTCTGACAACGGTCAGTTGCAATCCCACCTGGAATTCAACACCTACGGCGAAAAGCAGATTTACGTATTGCCCAAGATGAACTTCTGGGAAGCAGACACAAGCTGGCTCACCGTAAGCAGGATGGAATACTATAGCGAAAAGGGGCACGACGGCATTATAATCGCCGCCCCGGAATCCGAAGATTGGACGCCCGCAAGTTCAGCAAGCGCCCCCGCATCTTCCGATAGCGCCATCAACTTACTCTTAACCATGGACGGCTCCGAATCCGTCTATGACAATGACACCACTCCCGCAACCAAGGTCGAATACGTCGAAGGCGTCTCGGGCAAGGCCATCCTGCTGAAGCCGGGCCAGTTCATTAGCCTGGATTCCCTGGACCCCACCGGCGGCAACTTCACCCTGTCGCTCTGGACCAAGTGGAACGGTACCAACGGAAAGCACCAGATCCTATTCAGCCAGCGCGCCTACTGGAGCGACAGTACCTCCAGATTCCAGTGGCACTTCGAACATTGCACCGGCTGGTTCACTGCCATGAAGAGCACCCCCGGCGATCCCTATGCCATCTACTTCGGCGACTCCTCCATCGTTCCCGTTGGCAAGTGGTCCCACCTGGCTTTGATTTCCAGGAACAAGAAAGTCAGCATGTATGTGAACGGCGAAGTCATGCACTTCAAGGATGAAAAAGGAGACGACTACACCGAGTGGAAGTTTGTTCCCAACGACCTAAAGCGCAAGGTTCCCTTCCGTGTCGGCGGCGATGAAGTCAGCACCGAAACCTGGAACGGGGCAATTGACGAAGTCCTAATCGAGACCGTCGCCCACGACGCCAACTGGGTTAAGGAACAGTACAAGAAATACACCAAATAAAAAAACTCCCCCGAAAAAATTAAGGCGAGCCACAAGCCCGCCTTTTGCATCTAAAAAAAGAAATCCTCCCCTGCGATGGGGAGGAATCAGAAGCCACCCGCGAAGGGGTGGGGTCCAGGGCGGACAGCACTTGGCAACTTGTTGCCTTAGTGCGCATGGTCCCCGAATGGGGAGGAGGGTGCGTAACCCTCCTTTGCATCTAAAAAAGAAATCCTCCCCTGCGATAGGGAGGAATCAGAAGCCACCCGCGAAGGGGTGGGGTCCAGGGCGGACAGCACTTGGCAACTTGTTGCCTTAGTGCGCATGGTCCCCGAATGGGGAGGAGGGTGCGTAACCCTCCCATGCATCTCATTAAGCTTCTTCGAACTTAATCACGCCAGCGGGGCAGCCTGCAGCTGCGTCCTTGATAGCGTCTTCGTTAGCAGCGAGATCAGCGTCAGCCTTAACCTGCATCTTTTCGGGAACGGTGAAAACTGCATCGCAAGTAGCTTCGCAAGCGCCGCAGGAAACGCATTCATCACTGGATTCGTCCAGCCAAACCTTAGTAATTGCCATAGTTATACCTCTTTGGGGTTGTTTGTAATTAAGTTTGGTTTAAATATAACAAAAAAAACATTGAGGGATGACAATGTTTTTCTAAATTTCCCACAACAGAATGAAGCCTGTGGCTTGCTATATATTGCGGGAGGTGCCCGCGACAGCCATATGCTTAAACTAAGTGAGGACATCACAAAAAATGAAAAAAGTGGTTGTTAAAATTGGTGGCAGCCTGGCTATTGACGAAGCCAAGTTGGCCGATTTTGTGGCAGCAGTTTCCAAGCTTCCGGCTATGGGCTGCCAGGTCGCCGTTGTGCACGGTGGTGGCAAGGACATTAACGAAAACATTTCCCTGCTGCGAGAACAGCCCACTTTTATCGATGGCCTCCGAGTAACTACACCCGGCATTATGAAGATGGTCGAAATGACCCTCTCCGGTCATGTGAACAAGAAGCTGGTCCGCATGCTTCTGAACAACGGCGTGAATTCCATCGGTCTTTCCGGTGTGGATGGCAAGCTGTTCGAAGTAGTCAAGAAGCAGGGCAAGGTAGACCTGGGTCTTGTGGGCGAAGTCAAGAAGGTGAACCAGAAGATCGTGGAAGACCTCTGGGCAGCCGGCTGGGTTCCTGTAGTTAGCCCCATTTCTTACGGTCCCGACGAAACTGGCGTAGGCGTCAGCTGGAACGTGAATGCCGACACTGCCGCAAGCGAACTGGCTGTGGCACTTCAGGCTGATCAGTTCGTGCTGGTGAGCGATGTTCCGGGCGTTATGGACGGCGAAAAGAATGTTATTCCTGAACTTTCTGAAAGTGATGCCGAAAAGCTCATTGAAGAAGGCGTTATCAGCGGTGGTATGATTCCCAAGGTCCGCGAAAGCTTCAAGTCTATCCGACGAGGCCTCAAGAGCATTCATATCGTAGGCTGGAAGGACGCCGAATCCTTCATCAAGCAAATCAACGGCGAACACAACTACGGAACTATTCAGCGCTAGAAGTGATTAGTAAACAGTGGTTAGTAATCAGTGAAAATAAGGCGGCTGCGCCGCGATTATAAAACTAACCACCAACCACTAACCACTACAAGGATTTTATATGTCTTTTATTGAACAAGATAAGAACGTCATTGCTCCGCTTTATGGCAAGGCTGACATTGAAATTGTAAAGGGCGAAGGATCTTACCTCATCGACTCCAAGGGCGACAAGTACCTGGACTTCGTTGCAGGTATCGCTGTAAATGCCCTGGGCCACCAGAACAAGGCCATCAAGGAAGCGGTTGCAAAGCAAATGGATTGCTTCAACCACATCTCCAACCTTTATGTGAATATGCCTCAGGTTGAACTGGGCAAGAAGCTTTTGGAAATCACTGGTTTCGACAAGGCTTTCTTCTGCAACTCCGGTACCGAAGCTAACGAAGGCGCAATCAAGTTTGCACGTAAGTACTTCGATCGCAAGGGTGAAGCCAACAGGCAGAAGATCATCACCTTCGTGAACAGTTTCCACGGCAGAACTTTCGCAGCTCTTTCTGCAACCGGTCAGCCGGCGCTCCGTCAGGGCTTCGGCAACATGCCGGGCGACTTCGTGCATGTGGCTTGGAACGATTGCGCAGCACTTAAGGCTGAAGTCAACAAGGACACCTGCGCCATCATGCTGGAATCCCTGGCTGCTGAAGGCGGCGTCATGACCTTGTCTGCAGAAATGGTGGAAACCATCAACAGCCTCCAGAAGGAATTCGGCGTGCTGGTGATTGTCGACGAAGTCCAGGCAGGCTGCGGCCGTCTCGGAACCTTCCTCGGCTTTGAAAAGTACGGCTTGAATCCGGACCTGGTCTCCCTGGCCAAGGGTATCGGTGGCGGCCTCCCCCTGGGTGGCGTGCTGCTCCGTCAGAAGATTGCCGATGAACTGAAGGCCGGCGACCACGGTACCACTTTCGGTGGCAATCCCATCGCTTGCGCTGCAGGTCTCGCTGTAGTGAACCAGGTTGCAGAACCCGCTTTACTTCAGAATGTTGTGGATAGGGCTGTGCAGATCCGCACCGCTCTGGCTGACATCAAGGCCAAGTACAGTGCCATCAAGGAAATCCGTGGTGAAGGCCTTATCGTCGGCCTTGCTCTGGATGAATCCTTGCCGGTGGGTAACGTTGTGGCTGCCGCCCGCGCCGAAAAGCTCATGGTGCTCAGCGCCAAGGGCAACGTGCTGCGTATGCTTCCGCCGCTGAACATCAGCGCTGCTGAAGTGGACGAAGCCATGGCAAAGCTCGCAGCCGCATTCGCAAAGGTCGCTGACTAATCCGCGCCTCGCGAATCAAATCGCCTCCCCTAAAAAAGGCGGTGGAAATTGACTAAATCAGGTCTTTTCCACCGCCTTTTTATTATGTTATATTAAATCACACCATAAAAATCAACCGTTCGCCAACCATATTGGGTGATTTAAGGACAAAATCACGTTCCAAAACACCTCTGCACCCCCTATTCTCGCCGCCAACCACAAACAAAATAAAGAAAAGGCAGTGGAGACCTCGCTAAAATAGCCGTTTCCACCGCCTTTTTTGCACACAGTCCAAGCTTTTCGCGCAGCCGCGCCTTATTTTCTATATTTTCATTCGCATTATTATACATTCCCTATCTGATTACTCAGATTTTTTATTATATCGTCCCCCTAAATTTTCGCTACAACCAGACTTTAGAATTCTGGTTTTCATCAAAAGCGTCATAACAAAGGATTATCATGGAAAATGTATTAATACATTTGTCCAAAGACAGTGTGCTGTCTTCACTTCAGAAAAGAGTTGAAGAACTTGACTCCGCAATAAGACAACTCGGGATTTGTTTAAAAAATTCTCCAACAGAAAAACTCAAGGTTTCACCACACAATGGAACATATCAGTATTATCTCATATCCTCAGAAACCGGTAAAAAAGGAAAATTCATTTCAAAAAAAGAATGGAACATTGCAGAACGAATCGCCCAACGCGATTACGATACCAAACTACTAGAGCAATTAATCAACCAACGAACGGCATTACAGACATGCATCGCTACATATCACCCAGAAATTGCTGAAACTTTTTGGTCTGAACAACATCCAGGACGTCAAAAGCTAACACAACCCAGAATCATTTCTGATGATGAATACGCCAATGAATGGCAACTTAAAGAATTCTGCGGTCGTCCTTTTGACAAGACGGATCATGAGCTAAAAACTGCTAGAGGTGAACGGGTCCGATCCAAGTCAGAAGTCATCATCGCAAACGCCCTAGATCATTTCAATGTGCCATATCGATATGAATTCCCGCATAAGTTGAAAATCACCCAACAATCTATCAAAGGAAAGTACAATTCAAAACGCATCAATATCTTTCCGGACTTCACCTGCCTCAACAAAAAAACTCGAAAAGAAATCATATGGGAACACTTCGGGTTAATTGATGACAGCTCCTATGCACAGACAATGGCCTTGAAGCTAGAGGAATATCAGCAGAATGGTTTCTTCCTTGGAGATAATTTCATCATGACCACAGAAACTAGTGAACATCCCTTAAGTTATGAAACCGTTGAAAAGCTTATCCGGCGATATCTATGCGAATCGTGAGATTGTAAGACGTTTTACCGCAAAAAAGGCGGTGGAAATTGACCAAATCAGGTCTTTTCCACCGCCTTTTTGTTACGTTATATTAAACTGTGTCACGAAAACCAACCGATCGCCAACCATATTGGGTGATTTAAGGGCAAAATCACGTTCCAAAACACCTCTGCACCCCCTATTCTCGC is a genomic window of Fibrobacter sp. UWH6 containing:
- a CDS encoding Tex family protein gives rise to the protein MDFSAVIAEELNLEVWRVSKALELMDQGGTIPFIARYRKDQTGTLNEIELRDISHRRDYLQELVDRKETILKSIEEQGKLTPELKAQIEACKDKTLLEDIYAPYKPKKRTRATIAKELGLEPLARLMWAQEETGNTAEQIALIYLSEEKGLADPKAALKGACDILAEEVADNTEFRQYLRSKVEKTGVMISKVKKDFEKEETKFKDYYDFSEQVSKIPSHRMLALRRGEKEKVLRLSIEVPNEEMVGYLKANVIKGNTTWTPYLEAMCQDAWDRLLAPSMESEVRLLLKDAAEEEAFKVFSKNLQDVLLAAPAGHKAVLALDPGFRTGCKVAVLDENGKFMDHGIIKPHEPWNDKAASAVYLMGLIDKYKIDLIAIGNGTASRETDAFCAEMAAKFKGKVPPRVIVSEAGASVYSASMIAIQEFPKEDVTTRGAISIGRRLQDPLAELVKVDPQSIGVGQYQHDVNQRELKKRLDEVVESCVNMVGVDVNSASAPLLSHVAGLSNTLSEAIVKHREANGAYASREDLKKVKGFGPKAFEQAAGFMRIPGAENPLDDSAVHPENYALIEKMAEKAGVPVKELVGNADAVKAINLEEFLSDEVGKETLQDIMRELQKPSRDPRKEFRYAKFDDKIKEINDLITGSWMEGVVTNVANFGAFVDIGVHQDGLVHVSEISDKFVEDAKTVLTVGDVVKVRVVAVDAKLKRISLSMKTEQVDGVAGAGVSGPRGQRVGGPRGQGNGRGGFGGRDNGQNRGSLQGHATIADLKAKIAGKGTPGQGNRNAPAQPAKVNPLLKSMMKKMK
- a CDS encoding AgmX/PglI C-terminal domain-containing protein, whose translation is MNKFALKFACGLILITGLTLLVLAITGNHKKPRNIVRDYSVVPEGFAEQQKLANSNSSESFTGTVIMPTIDEISVHGNMEGGMAEIEKFMKDRTNGLNYIYKKFQKQNPGFEGSLSLDVTIDVCGDVVGMTEIASTTGYPRFNNEVKSSLSRQKYPKTTQGHYTLSFTLKFVNQVPVSEKGNVKPLPQSPADSVAGN
- a CDS encoding TIGR02147 family protein; this translates as MSIALERLFDYDDFRKFLQDYFEEQKKMRAVFSHRFFAAKAGFSSSSYCLNVIRGRFNLTQKSIEKIAKAMEFEPLQKSYFEALVQYNQAHQVDERENAWEQILQIRKQLEFSHITTREQVYFSKWYYPIVRELAVSSNWNGDYMTLARLVEPQITTEEAREAIKNLQEMGIIRQVDADNGEVRFEETAQMLDATRIPPMALRQIRREYMQHAIGAVESKPKQERFAAFTTLAMSESSYDYAVEVLEEARKKIITRAANDPNVERVYEMMLVAFPMSKKVSKEDKV
- a CDS encoding LamG-like jellyroll fold domain-containing protein — translated: MNMPNLKFLLIGAAIASFVFSVTVLTGCSDSNDVAGGVTDIGNSVATGIVLDVAGTPVARARVVAYYDSWQQDGIEDSVETVTDAEGKFELNLDGNKAAVLFASAGDSSGFAKLVQPKISARSTEQQTVTIAQHKIYSGQIADRNTGIVRIVGSNATTKLDADGYFIFYDMPSGDITLTYSDTSATSDNGQLQSHLEFNTYGEKQIYVLPKMNFWEADTSWLTVSRMEYYSEKGHDGIIIAAPESEDWTPASSASAPASSDSAINLLLTMDGSESVYDNDTTPATKVEYVEGVSGKAILLKPGQFISLDSLDPTGGNFTLSLWTKWNGTNGKHQILFSQRAYWSDSTSRFQWHFEHCTGWFTAMKSTPGDPYAIYFGDSSIVPVGKWSHLALISRNKKVSMYVNGEVMHFKDEKGDDYTEWKFVPNDLKRKVPFRVGGDEVSTETWNGAIDEVLIETVAHDANWVKEQYKKYTK
- a CDS encoding ferredoxin → MAITKVWLDESSDECVSCGACEATCDAVFTVPEKMQVKADADLAANEDAIKDAAAGCPAGVIKFEEA
- the argB gene encoding acetylglutamate kinase, translated to MKKVVVKIGGSLAIDEAKLADFVAAVSKLPAMGCQVAVVHGGGKDINENISLLREQPTFIDGLRVTTPGIMKMVEMTLSGHVNKKLVRMLLNNGVNSIGLSGVDGKLFEVVKKQGKVDLGLVGEVKKVNQKIVEDLWAAGWVPVVSPISYGPDETGVGVSWNVNADTAASELAVALQADQFVLVSDVPGVMDGEKNVIPELSESDAEKLIEEGVISGGMIPKVRESFKSIRRGLKSIHIVGWKDAESFIKQINGEHNYGTIQR
- a CDS encoding aspartate aminotransferase family protein; protein product: MSFIEQDKNVIAPLYGKADIEIVKGEGSYLIDSKGDKYLDFVAGIAVNALGHQNKAIKEAVAKQMDCFNHISNLYVNMPQVELGKKLLEITGFDKAFFCNSGTEANEGAIKFARKYFDRKGEANRQKIITFVNSFHGRTFAALSATGQPALRQGFGNMPGDFVHVAWNDCAALKAEVNKDTCAIMLESLAAEGGVMTLSAEMVETINSLQKEFGVLVIVDEVQAGCGRLGTFLGFEKYGLNPDLVSLAKGIGGGLPLGGVLLRQKIADELKAGDHGTTFGGNPIACAAGLAVVNQVAEPALLQNVVDRAVQIRTALADIKAKYSAIKEIRGEGLIVGLALDESLPVGNVVAAARAEKLMVLSAKGNVLRMLPPLNISAAEVDEAMAKLAAAFAKVAD